One part of the Treponema peruense genome encodes these proteins:
- a CDS encoding Maf family protein yields the protein MDPIILASSSPRRQEILRSLNIPFIVNPAEIDETIPEDIKKENAAEYLASRKIDAVAHRLQQEQNPGWILGADTLILYRGRIYGKPSDQNEAKKFITDLQGSTHKVISGIALFNGKIHDISTRTSINKVTFAPMSEKEIDWYVRTAEWHGAAGGYRIQGLASCFIEKIEGTESSVMGLPIYELYDILKEQGYPFL from the coding sequence ATGGATCCAATTATATTAGCATCATCATCACCAAGACGGCAGGAAATTCTTCGCAGCCTTAATATTCCGTTTATTGTAAACCCGGCAGAAATTGACGAAACAATTCCTGAAGACATCAAAAAAGAAAATGCGGCAGAATATCTTGCATCAAGAAAAATTGACGCAGTTGCACACCGTCTTCAGCAGGAACAGAATCCCGGATGGATTCTTGGGGCAGATACACTCATTCTTTACAGAGGCAGAATTTACGGCAAGCCTTCTGACCAGAATGAAGCCAAAAAGTTTATAACAGATCTTCAGGGTTCAACCCACAAAGTTATTTCAGGAATTGCCCTTTTTAATGGAAAAATTCATGACATAAGTACCAGAACAAGTATAAATAAGGTTACATTTGCCCCAATGTCAGAAAAGGAAATAGACTGGTACGTAAGAACAGCGGAATGGCACGGTGCCGCCGGTGGATACAGGATACAGGGTCTGGCTTCGTGCTTTATTGAGAAGATTGAAGGAACTGAAAGTTCTGTCATGGGGTTGCCTATTTATGAGCTTTATGATATTCTCAAGGAACAGGGCTACCCATTTTTATAA
- the acpP gene encoding acyl carrier protein has protein sequence MDELFEKIQKLIAEKLDLDPAKVTMESSFRGDLGADSLDTYELVYAIEEEMGVQIPDDKANEFETVKDAYDFIRSQQQ, from the coding sequence ATGGACGAACTTTTTGAGAAAATTCAGAAGCTTATTGCAGAGAAACTTGATCTTGACCCAGCTAAGGTAACAATGGAATCTTCATTCCGCGGAGACCTCGGAGCTGACAGTCTTGATACATACGAGCTTGTTTATGCCATCGAAGAGGAAATGGGAGTCCAGATTCCGGATGACAAGGCTAACGAGTTTGAAACTGTAAAGGATGCTTACGACTTTATCCGCTCACAGCAGCAGTAA
- a CDS encoding phosphatidate cytidylyltransferase, with the protein MNKILSRLFVFFVGIPLVILIVCLPYFNHLALHVLICAITFIAATELYDIYKINHPLLSKKLIVGCSVFIPVIGMIYAVLPAVTGKSFPVGQEIITYALIVDFLLLLFSEVITAKTFETSNTRIASSVFIVLYSGYIITFISRMTVIEIGGNNITTPLVSVFLLMVFMCDSLAWLFGVLLGKNNRGVVKASPNKSVMGFIGGFAGSIAAGVLGYILWPNIFHGSILKIIFMGICIAFSSIVGDLTESIFKRSAGVKDSGHVIPGRGGVLDSIDSILMSAPVFYLMISILYGI; encoded by the coding sequence ATGAATAAAATATTATCTCGGTTATTTGTTTTTTTTGTCGGCATTCCTCTTGTTATTCTAATTGTTTGCCTTCCCTATTTTAATCATCTTGCACTTCATGTTTTGATTTGTGCGATTACTTTTATTGCTGCAACAGAACTTTATGATATTTATAAGATAAATCATCCGCTTTTGTCAAAAAAACTGATTGTCGGATGCTCTGTTTTTATTCCGGTTATCGGAATGATTTATGCTGTTCTTCCTGCTGTTACGGGAAAGTCTTTCCCTGTTGGACAGGAAATTATTACATACGCGCTTATAGTTGACTTTCTTCTTCTGCTTTTTTCAGAAGTGATTACGGCAAAAACATTTGAAACTTCAAATACCCGAATAGCGTCTTCTGTTTTTATTGTACTTTATTCAGGTTATATTATTACATTTATTTCAAGAATGACTGTTATTGAAATTGGCGGTAATAATATTACTACACCACTGGTTTCTGTTTTTCTGCTTATGGTTTTTATGTGCGACAGTCTGGCATGGCTATTCGGTGTGCTTCTTGGAAAAAACAACCGCGGGGTCGTAAAGGCTAGTCCAAATAAAAGTGTTATGGGATTTATAGGCGGCTTTGCAGGTTCAATTGCGGCCGGTGTTCTGGGATATATTCTCTGGCCGAATATTTTTCATGGTTCAATTTTAAAAATAATTTTTATGGGAATATGTATTGCATTCTCTTCTATTGTAGGTGACCTTACGGAATCTATTTTCAAACGTTCTGCGGGCGTAAAGGATTCGGGACATGTTATTCCGGGTAGAGGCGGTGTTTTGGATTCGATAGATTCTATTCTTATGTCTGCCCCTGTTTTCTATCTGATGATTTCTATTTTGTACGGTATTTAA
- the tsf gene encoding translation elongation factor Ts, producing MAITAAMVKDLREQTGAGMMDCKKALVDTNGDFDAAAKLLKEKGLAAVAKRAERATSEGRIFIRQNGNKVAVVELVCETDFVAKNQEFIACGEKILDEIFEKGYTTIEKELSDTLLDFATRTRENMSLAKIKVIDVPENSVAGIYIHTDFKTAAVTIVKGSTDDKVKEFARDCCMHLAAFTPSYIKQEDVPQSYIDEQKDIFKAQMDQDPKMASKPQNVKDGILQGKINKHLAEICFVDQMFVKDDKKSVTEKLAEVGKDVGAKLEFGEIDLLLLGK from the coding sequence ATGGCTATTACAGCAGCTATGGTAAAAGACCTGCGCGAACAGACCGGCGCTGGCATGATGGATTGCAAAAAGGCACTTGTTGACACAAACGGTGACTTTGACGCAGCTGCAAAACTTCTCAAGGAAAAGGGACTTGCAGCAGTTGCCAAGCGTGCAGAGCGTGCAACCAGTGAAGGACGCATCTTTATCCGCCAGAACGGAAATAAAGTTGCAGTTGTTGAACTTGTTTGCGAAACAGACTTTGTTGCCAAAAATCAGGAATTCATTGCCTGTGGTGAAAAGATTCTTGATGAAATTTTCGAAAAGGGATACACAACAATCGAGAAGGAACTTTCTGATACACTTCTTGACTTTGCAACACGTACACGCGAAAACATGTCTCTTGCAAAGATTAAGGTAATCGATGTTCCTGAAAACTCAGTTGCCGGAATCTACATTCATACAGACTTTAAGACAGCAGCAGTTACAATCGTTAAGGGTTCTACAGACGACAAGGTTAAGGAATTTGCACGCGACTGTTGTATGCACCTTGCAGCATTCACACCTTCTTACATTAAGCAGGAAGATGTTCCTCAGTCTTACATCGATGAGCAGAAGGATATCTTTAAGGCTCAGATGGATCAGGATCCGAAGATGGCATCAAAGCCACAGAATGTTAAGGACGGAATTCTTCAGGGTAAGATCAACAAGCATCTTGCAGAAATCTGTTTTGTAGACCAGATGTTCGTAAAGGATGACAAAAAGTCAGTTACAGAAAAGCTCGCAGAAGTCGGTAAAGATGTCGGAGCCAAGCTTGAATTCGGTGAAATAGATCTTTTGCTTTTGGGAAAATAA
- the glgA gene encoding glycogen synthase GlgA, which yields MKILMVSAEAVPFAKTGGLADMVSALAIQLSKMGHDVKIVMPRYYKIDRAKLQKLEGPMAISAGIQETWSAVYTTAMPGCESLKVYFIDHEACFGRDGVYGVAGETDFHDNPYRFAVLCHGAFQLCRKLGWFPDIIHAHDWSACLAPVLLKHVCRYCGFEKTASVLTIHNLGYQGQYSKDSFPALGIDWGLFYGASFEHNGGINFLQAGISSSDMITTVSPTYAREIQTPEGGFGMDGLLRERSAVVRGILNGADLTQWNPATDKKIPFRYSAKDMSGKAKCKAELQKKMGLPVREDVPVIGIVTRLAEQKGIAEIFAPGYGSMYDMCTKMDVQFAVLGSGESWCENEINVLQSKLPNMRAYIGYDDALSHLIEAGSDFFLMPSKYEPCGLNQIYSMLYGTLPIVRRTGGLADTVANYNENNADGTGFVFDNLTPRAVFDTVGWAVWAYYNKKQDIRKMQLRGMDTTFSWDSAANGYLEVYKEALSRGCGI from the coding sequence ATGAAAATTCTAATGGTTTCTGCAGAGGCTGTACCTTTTGCAAAGACTGGCGGGCTAGCAGACATGGTCAGTGCTCTGGCCATTCAACTTTCAAAGATGGGACATGACGTAAAGATTGTAATGCCGCGCTATTATAAAATAGACCGTGCCAAACTTCAGAAACTTGAAGGACCAATGGCAATTTCGGCAGGCATCCAGGAAACATGGTCTGCCGTTTATACTACAGCAATGCCCGGTTGCGAATCTCTCAAAGTTTATTTTATTGACCATGAAGCCTGTTTCGGAAGGGACGGTGTTTATGGTGTTGCCGGTGAAACCGATTTCCATGATAATCCGTACAGATTTGCCGTTCTATGCCACGGAGCGTTCCAGCTGTGCAGAAAACTCGGCTGGTTTCCTGATATAATACATGCCCACGACTGGTCTGCCTGTCTTGCGCCTGTTCTTCTGAAACATGTCTGCCGTTACTGCGGTTTTGAAAAAACAGCCAGTGTACTTACAATCCACAACCTGGGCTATCAGGGACAGTATTCCAAAGATTCATTCCCGGCGCTTGGAATTGACTGGGGACTTTTCTACGGTGCAAGCTTTGAACACAACGGAGGAATCAATTTTCTTCAGGCAGGAATTTCTTCTTCAGACATGATAACTACTGTTTCTCCGACTTATGCGCGTGAAATCCAAACTCCCGAAGGAGGATTTGGAATGGACGGTCTTTTAAGAGAACGTTCTGCAGTGGTTCGTGGCATTCTTAACGGAGCCGACTTAACGCAGTGGAATCCTGCTACTGATAAAAAAATTCCCTTCCGCTATTCTGCAAAGGATATGTCCGGTAAAGCAAAATGCAAGGCCGAACTTCAGAAAAAAATGGGGCTTCCTGTAAGGGAAGATGTTCCGGTCATTGGAATTGTAACCCGGCTTGCCGAACAGAAGGGTATAGCAGAAATTTTTGCTCCCGGCTATGGTTCAATGTACGATATGTGTACAAAGATGGACGTACAGTTTGCAGTTTTGGGAAGCGGTGAAAGCTGGTGTGAAAATGAGATAAATGTTCTTCAGTCCAAGCTCCCCAACATGCGTGCTTATATCGGGTACGATGACGCTTTAAGTCATCTTATTGAAGCAGGAAGTGACTTTTTCCTTATGCCTTCAAAATATGAACCGTGCGGATTAAATCAGATTTATTCAATGCTTTACGGAACTCTTCCTATTGTAAGAAGAACCGGCGGTCTTGCTGATACAGTCGCAAACTACAATGAAAACAATGCAGACGGAACAGGTTTTGTTTTTGACAACCTTACACCGCGTGCAGTCTTTGACACTGTAGGCTGGGCGGTTTGGGCGTACTACAACAAAAAGCAGGATATACGCAAAATGCAGCTTCGTGGTATGGATACAACGTTCAGCTGGGATTCTGCGGCAAACGGATATCTGGAAGTATACAAAGAAGCTCTTTCACGCGGTTGCGGAATATAA
- the uppS gene encoding polyprenyl diphosphate synthase produces the protein MDGSLINNSAAVPVHVGIIMDGNGRWAKNRNLPRTNGHLEGLKRAKEIAKAAADMGIKYLTLYVFSTENWKRTQQEVGFLMGLIHTHLRQELKFYKENNIRVRLLGDITGLPSDIQTDITAAQNDTRVFNGLTLSLAINYGGRDEIVRAVKKIVDSGCKSDAINDAFISEKMDIPELPDADLLIRTGGEKRLSNFLMWHAAYAELVFTDTLWPDYFEKEFIINIEEFQKRSRRFGAVPV, from the coding sequence GTGGACGGCTCATTAATAAACAATTCAGCGGCCGTACCTGTTCATGTGGGAATTATTATGGACGGAAACGGGCGCTGGGCTAAAAATCGTAATTTACCTCGCACAAACGGTCATCTTGAAGGCTTAAAGCGTGCAAAAGAAATTGCGAAGGCTGCTGCTGACATGGGTATAAAGTACCTTACGCTTTATGTTTTTTCTACTGAAAACTGGAAGCGTACCCAGCAGGAAGTCGGGTTTTTAATGGGCCTGATTCACACTCATCTAAGGCAGGAACTTAAGTTCTATAAAGAAAATAATATCAGAGTACGTCTTCTTGGTGATATTACTGGACTTCCTTCTGATATTCAGACTGATATTACTGCTGCCCAAAACGACACCAGAGTTTTTAATGGTTTGACTCTTTCGCTTGCAATTAATTATGGTGGAAGGGATGAAATTGTCAGGGCTGTAAAAAAAATTGTTGATTCAGGCTGTAAGTCAGATGCAATTAATGATGCTTTCATTTCTGAAAAAATGGATATTCCGGAACTTCCTGATGCTGACTTGCTTATCCGTACTGGCGGAGAAAAGCGTCTTAGTAATTTTCTAATGTGGCATGCGGCCTATGCTGAACTGGTTTTTACAGATACATTATGGCCTGATTATTTTGAAAAAGAGTTTATTATCAATATAGAAGAATTTCAAAAACGTAGCAGAAGATTTGGAGCCGTACCGGTATGA
- a CDS encoding HEAT repeat domain-containing protein translates to MNFRKLITGAAFCALFTGILFAQTSEQRSETTVEDEYLSSVEDVIIKELSASDEYDNKLVALQYLENAIENGRSSPDMITALNGLAGEGITKQSRTNGRVMNNYPDIRAKACDLLGELPSEESKNTLVTIALDDKEPMVVTSAIRALGNIGINDNDEVVSMIQFVHKKYAALNPTSSLALEVLNAYEKLAPTVQDKSAMIQSISEIGTNYHYVTPVRTKALQLLRDMQGGGSKSNSTAAAK, encoded by the coding sequence ATGAATTTTAGAAAGCTTATAACGGGAGCCGCATTCTGCGCGTTGTTTACAGGAATTTTATTTGCGCAGACTTCAGAGCAGCGTTCCGAAACAACCGTTGAAGATGAGTATCTGAGCAGTGTTGAAGATGTTATTATAAAGGAGCTTTCTGCCTCCGATGAATATGACAACAAACTTGTGGCGCTTCAGTATCTTGAAAACGCAATTGAAAACGGACGTTCTTCTCCCGATATGATTACAGCCCTTAACGGACTTGCAGGTGAAGGAATAACAAAACAGTCACGTACAAACGGCCGTGTAATGAACAATTACCCCGATATCCGTGCAAAAGCCTGTGACCTTCTTGGTGAACTTCCGTCAGAAGAGTCAAAGAATACTCTTGTTACCATTGCCCTTGACGACAAAGAACCTATGGTTGTTACATCAGCAATCCGTGCACTCGGAAACATCGGTATCAATGACAATGACGAAGTTGTAAGTATGATTCAGTTTGTTCACAAAAAGTATGCTGCACTCAACCCTACCAGTTCACTTGCCCTTGAAGTTCTCAATGCATATGAAAAACTTGCTCCTACAGTTCAGGACAAGAGTGCAATGATTCAGTCAATAAGTGAAATAGGAACAAATTATCATTATGTAACACCTGTCAGAACAAAGGCTCTGCAGCTGTTGCGTGATATGCAGGGTGGCGGTTCAAAGTCAAACTCTACTGCTGCTGCAAAATAA
- a CDS encoding M50 family metallopeptidase, whose product MSVLWGILGLGFLVFFHELGHYIAARICGVTVEAFSIGMGPVLFHKENGGTDYRISLIPLGGYCSMKGEKDFQDAIESKSSCINGAPDSFYGVHPLKRLAIAFAGPFANVLFSFLALTVVACVGYSYYSAGTKVSMADEVFEGTVSPAHIAGMQSGDEIISIDGKKTEDFSQIYEIVGSSPDKVLRIEVNRNGTTLFFDVKSELDKTSGGGKIGIVSDPDSVVKREYPPRNIFKAFAEGFSRTADILILTVKSVSTLFKGVDVTNAVSGPVRITTILGDGIKEGFSAGFREGLASTFELLSLISISLFLTNLLPVPVLDGGLILFAFIEWVSGKKLHPKFLYYIQFVGLVIVGSLVVFALAGDIFYFTGGSK is encoded by the coding sequence ATGTCTGTTTTATGGGGAATTCTAGGACTTGGTTTTCTTGTTTTCTTTCATGAACTGGGGCACTATATTGCTGCAAGAATTTGCGGTGTTACTGTAGAAGCTTTTTCTATAGGAATGGGACCGGTTCTTTTTCATAAAGAAAATGGCGGCACCGACTACAGGATTTCACTTATTCCACTTGGCGGATACTGTTCCATGAAGGGTGAAAAAGATTTTCAGGATGCAATCGAATCCAAGTCTTCCTGCATAAACGGAGCTCCGGACTCTTTTTACGGTGTTCATCCTCTTAAGCGGCTTGCAATTGCATTTGCCGGCCCTTTTGCAAATGTACTGTTTTCTTTTCTTGCACTTACCGTTGTTGCCTGCGTGGGGTATTCCTATTACAGTGCAGGAACAAAAGTGAGCATGGCAGATGAAGTTTTTGAAGGAACTGTTTCGCCTGCACATATTGCCGGCATGCAGTCCGGTGACGAAATTATTTCTATAGACGGAAAGAAAACTGAAGACTTTTCACAGATTTATGAAATTGTCGGTTCCAGTCCGGACAAAGTGCTTAGGATAGAAGTAAACCGCAACGGCACTACATTGTTTTTTGACGTAAAATCTGAACTTGATAAAACTTCAGGCGGCGGTAAAATAGGAATTGTTTCGGACCCCGATTCTGTAGTCAAACGGGAATATCCGCCAAGAAATATTTTCAAGGCGTTTGCAGAAGGTTTTTCAAGAACCGCAGATATTCTTATTCTGACAGTAAAGTCGGTTTCAACACTTTTCAAAGGCGTCGATGTAACAAATGCCGTGTCAGGTCCTGTCAGAATTACAACAATTCTTGGTGACGGAATAAAAGAAGGCTTTTCCGCAGGATTTCGGGAAGGACTTGCCAGCACATTTGAACTTTTATCTCTTATAAGCATTTCCCTTTTTCTAACGAATCTTCTCCCTGTTCCGGTTCTTGACGGCGGACTCATTCTTTTTGCCTTTATTGAATGGGTTTCAGGAAAAAAACTGCATCCCAAGTTCTTATATTATATACAGTTTGTCGGTCTTGTCATTGTAGGCTCTCTTGTAGTTTTTGCTCTGGCAGGCGACATTTTCTACTTTACAGGAGGCTCCAAGTGA
- the frr gene encoding ribosome recycling factor: MAGDNESRMEKTVNALKEEYNSIRTGRASASIFDKVRVDYYGTPTPLNQVGTISIPEARMIVVSPFDKSLIGAIEKAIQKAELGLNPSNDGKVIRIAIPPLTAERRKDLVKQAKATAENYRTTIRNVRRDGNEDLKKQQKAGEITEDQLKLESDKLQKLTDKYIEEINKAYEAKEKEIME; encoded by the coding sequence ATGGCAGGCGATAACGAAAGCCGCATGGAAAAAACGGTTAACGCATTAAAGGAAGAATACAATTCAATTCGTACAGGAAGAGCAAGCGCCTCTATTTTTGACAAGGTTCGTGTTGATTATTACGGAACCCCTACACCTCTAAACCAGGTTGGAACAATTTCTATTCCTGAAGCGCGCATGATTGTTGTTTCTCCTTTTGACAAATCTCTTATTGGCGCTATTGAAAAGGCAATCCAGAAAGCCGAACTTGGACTCAATCCAAGTAATGACGGAAAAGTAATCCGCATCGCTATTCCGCCACTTACAGCTGAACGCAGAAAGGATCTTGTAAAACAGGCAAAAGCTACTGCTGAAAATTATCGTACAACAATCCGCAATGTAAGAAGAGACGGAAACGAAGATCTGAAGAAGCAGCAGAAAGCCGGCGAAATTACAGAAGACCAGCTTAAGCTTGAGTCAGATAAACTTCAGAAACTTACAGACAAGTATATAGAAGAAATAAATAAGGCCTACGAAGCCAAAGAAAAAGAAATAATGGAATAA
- the rpsB gene encoding 30S ribosomal protein S2, whose protein sequence is MAVVTMKSLLESGVHFGHQVKRWDPRMKKYIFAERNGIHIIDLQKTITAIKDSYDQIRKVAASGKSVLFVGTKKQAQQAIQKEAERCGMFYVNNRWLGGTLTNFSTIKKSLLRLKKIEKMEIDGTFDNLTKKEVAGLLKEKEKLTKNYGGMKDMKELPGAIFIIDTHKEQIAVAEAHRMGIPIIAIVDTNCNPEGIDYPIPGNDDAIRAISLFTSIIANAVIEADNEQGLKIIETLGDEEDITTDASTKKEDEEIVDYSNYTPTETKEEDAEADKKDEQDLIDEDKVYNK, encoded by the coding sequence ATGGCAGTTGTAACCATGAAAAGTCTGCTTGAGTCCGGCGTACATTTCGGACATCAGGTAAAGCGTTGGGATCCCCGCATGAAGAAGTATATCTTCGCAGAACGCAACGGAATCCATATTATTGATCTTCAGAAGACCATCACTGCTATTAAAGACAGTTATGATCAGATTCGCAAGGTCGCAGCATCAGGAAAATCAGTTCTTTTCGTAGGAACAAAGAAACAGGCACAGCAGGCTATCCAGAAGGAAGCAGAGCGCTGCGGAATGTTCTACGTAAATAACCGCTGGCTTGGCGGTACTCTCACAAACTTCTCTACTATAAAGAAATCACTTCTCAGACTTAAGAAAATCGAAAAAATGGAGATTGACGGTACATTCGACAATCTTACAAAGAAAGAAGTTGCCGGTCTTCTTAAGGAAAAAGAAAAGCTTACAAAGAATTACGGCGGAATGAAAGATATGAAGGAACTCCCAGGAGCAATCTTCATTATTGACACACACAAAGAGCAGATCGCTGTAGCAGAAGCTCACCGCATGGGTATTCCTATTATTGCTATTGTAGATACAAACTGCAACCCAGAAGGAATTGATTATCCTATTCCTGGTAACGATGATGCTATCCGTGCAATCAGTCTCTTTACTTCTATCATTGCAAATGCAGTTATTGAAGCAGACAACGAACAGGGACTCAAGATTATTGAGACTCTCGGTGACGAAGAAGACATTACAACAGATGCTTCTACAAAGAAAGAAGATGAAGAAATCGTCGATTATTCAAACTACACTCCTACTGAAACAAAAGAAGAGGATGCTGAAGCAGACAAGAAAGACGAGCAAGATCTTATCGACGAAGACAAAGTTTATAACAAATAA
- the rpmF gene encoding 50S ribosomal protein L32, translated as MAVPRSKTSKAVTKRRRGVNMHLDTPHLVACSNCGNLVLQHHVCQKCGFYRGRQVITPEVNG; from the coding sequence ATGGCAGTACCTAGATCGAAAACTTCAAAGGCCGTAACAAAAAGAAGACGCGGTGTTAATATGCATCTCGACACACCACACCTTGTTGCTTGCAGCAATTGTGGAAACCTTGTTCTTCAGCATCATGTTTGCCAGAAGTGCGGTTTCTATCGTGGACGTCAGGTGATTACACCGGAAGTTAACGGCTAA
- the coaD gene encoding pantetheine-phosphate adenylyltransferase, with protein MTTAVFPGSFDPPTYGHLNIIERASRLFDKIDVLISVNPDKKCLFTEKERFNMISELTKNYKNVTVHCWNKLVVDYCKQTGAKVLLRGIRNSMDFSYEFDLSLLNKSLDSDVETLFVPTEQKFFLIRSSSIKEVARYNGDVSAMVPPVVAEELRKKYCQKAD; from the coding sequence ATGACAACTGCTGTTTTTCCCGGATCTTTTGATCCTCCAACATACGGTCACCTTAATATTATAGAAAGAGCAAGCCGGCTTTTTGACAAAATTGACGTTCTTATTTCTGTAAATCCCGACAAAAAATGCCTTTTTACCGAAAAGGAACGTTTTAACATGATTTCTGAACTTACAAAAAACTACAAAAATGTTACAGTTCACTGCTGGAACAAACTTGTCGTAGACTACTGCAAGCAGACGGGTGCAAAAGTTCTCCTGCGCGGAATAAGAAATTCAATGGATTTTTCATATGAATTTGATCTTTCCCTGCTGAATAAATCCCTGGACAGTGACGTGGAAACACTTTTTGTTCCGACTGAACAGAAATTCTTTTTGATACGTTCCAGCAGTATAAAAGAAGTTGCAAGATATAACGGTGACGTAAGTGCCATGGTTCCACCAGTTGTTGCCGAAGAATTAAGAAAAAAGTATTGTCAAAAGGCTGATTAA
- the dxr gene encoding 1-deoxy-D-xylulose-5-phosphate reductoisomerase — protein sequence MKKRVLVLGCTGSIGSQTIDIIRNMPERFELCGVAAGHNARAVEKLCSEFGCKGTVFSSDGTEGLKNLIESSNADIAVNGIAGAAGLEPSVMVLEAGIDLALANKETVVMAWPVILGIARKSRASIIPVDSEHSAVFNLTQKIGSENISELVITASGGPFRNFTDEQLANVTVEQALKHPTWNMGPKITIDSASLANKGLEVIEACRLFGFDAENVKVVVHPQSLIHSLVRTKDGVLYAQISNPDMRHPIFGALVWPEYAQNYLEPFDLAGNEMSFFKPRTESFPLLKYAYECAKKGNSYPIAFNASNEIAVQAFIEKKCSFRQLAQITELTLQKDWSAVPLSVNDVFEADKLARKTARGILLSVNGGF from the coding sequence ATGAAAAAAAGAGTTCTTGTTTTAGGTTGCACAGGTTCTATCGGTTCGCAGACTATTGATATTATAAGGAATATGCCTGAACGCTTTGAACTTTGCGGCGTTGCAGCAGGTCATAATGCAAGGGCAGTAGAAAAACTGTGTTCGGAATTCGGCTGTAAGGGGACTGTTTTTTCTTCTGACGGAACAGAAGGTCTTAAAAACCTTATTGAATCTTCAAATGCTGATATTGCTGTTAACGGAATAGCCGGTGCTGCAGGTTTGGAACCGTCTGTTATGGTTCTTGAAGCTGGAATAGATCTTGCCCTTGCAAACAAAGAGACTGTTGTAATGGCATGGCCTGTAATTCTTGGTATTGCAAGAAAATCACGCGCTTCTATAATTCCGGTTGACAGTGAACATTCAGCTGTATTCAATCTTACGCAAAAAATTGGTTCTGAAAATATTTCGGAACTTGTAATAACTGCAAGCGGTGGTCCATTCAGGAATTTTACAGATGAACAGCTGGCAAATGTTACCGTTGAGCAGGCGTTAAAGCACCCTACTTGGAACATGGGCCCCAAAATTACAATTGACAGTGCTTCACTTGCAAACAAAGGCCTTGAAGTAATTGAAGCTTGCAGACTTTTTGGATTTGACGCAGAGAATGTAAAGGTTGTGGTTCACCCGCAGAGCCTTATTCATTCACTTGTAAGAACAAAAGACGGCGTACTTTATGCGCAGATTTCAAATCCGGATATGAGGCATCCTATTTTTGGCGCTTTGGTCTGGCCTGAATATGCACAAAATTATCTTGAGCCGTTTGATCTGGCTGGAAACGAAATGTCTTTCTTTAAGCCACGGACAGAATCTTTTCCGCTTTTGAAATATGCCTATGAATGTGCAAAAAAAGGCAATTCCTACCCTATAGCATTCAATGCCTCAAACGAAATTGCTGTTCAGGCTTTTATAGAAAAAAAATGTTCGTTCAGGCAGCTTGCACAAATTACGGAACTTACGCTACAGAAAGACTGGTCGGCTGTTCCGCTTTCTGTAAATGATGTTTTTGAAGCCGACAAACTGGCCCGGAAAACGGCACGCGGAATTCTGCTTTCGGTTAACGGAGGCTTTTGA